A section of the Candidatus Desulfarcum epimagneticum genome encodes:
- the rhlB gene encoding ATP-dependent RNA helicase RhlB produces MPDKSDRPEPETSHLKADETHFLTETPFKTFQLHPEISKGLKRAGFEFCTPIQDQVLPVSMEGRDIAGQAQTGTGKTAAFLITVLSKLLEKGDPSSSKGRLPSILIIAPTRELALQIHEEAELLSGDAKLKMVRVIGGIDYEKQAEDLKSGADVVICTPGRLIDYMKQRIFKPSAIDSVVIDEADRLLDMGFEKDMRYILSKLPHYEKRQSMLFSATLSHRVLELTYQYMNLPEFISVTPDHSDIEGIEQSLYHVGNHQKLSLLLGILKSEEIVHLLIFVNTKAGVEWLAAKLKGNNFPAEAITGDLPQPKRLKLMKQFKDGDIRILVATDVASRGIHVENISHVINYDLPQEADNYIHRIGRTARAGKTGKAISLACENYVFYLEAIENIMERPIPVAWAGDEMFAEDKSGPVSVRHARNPKGKNRGEKRGEKKGGPKRPPRKKASGNGGPRHSLVWNPERKSDYFPGTFFGFAPPPEPKDKPKDKTKDKPKDKPKDKKGKKETPRGKSKAPDKKDKSRDSAQNGKKPGKRARGGKSGGKKNGSRADQNGAGKGRREEKNTRKKSGPKKPAASREKKSAPKSENGADNL; encoded by the coding sequence ATGCCCGATAAATCAGACCGGCCGGAACCCGAAACTTCCCATTTGAAAGCGGATGAGACCCATTTTTTAACCGAGACCCCATTTAAGACCTTTCAACTTCATCCTGAAATTTCCAAGGGGCTTAAACGGGCGGGCTTTGAATTCTGCACGCCCATCCAGGACCAGGTCCTTCCCGTCTCCATGGAGGGTCGGGACATCGCCGGCCAGGCCCAGACCGGCACAGGAAAAACCGCGGCGTTTCTCATCACCGTCCTGTCCAAACTCCTGGAGAAAGGGGACCCCTCCTCCTCCAAAGGCCGGCTGCCGTCCATCCTGATCATCGCGCCCACGCGGGAGCTGGCCCTCCAGATCCATGAGGAGGCCGAGCTTCTGTCCGGAGACGCGAAACTGAAAATGGTCCGGGTCATCGGCGGCATTGATTACGAAAAACAGGCCGAGGACTTGAAAAGCGGCGCGGACGTGGTCATCTGCACCCCCGGCCGCCTCATCGATTACATGAAACAGCGAATATTCAAGCCCTCGGCCATTGATTCCGTGGTCATAGACGAGGCCGACCGGCTCCTGGACATGGGGTTTGAAAAGGACATGCGCTATATTTTAAGCAAACTCCCCCATTATGAAAAACGGCAGTCCATGCTTTTTTCCGCCACCCTTTCCCACCGGGTGCTGGAGTTGACTTACCAGTACATGAACCTTCCCGAATTCATCTCCGTGACCCCGGACCACTCGGACATCGAAGGGATCGAGCAGTCTCTTTACCATGTGGGAAACCACCAGAAGCTCTCGCTGCTTCTGGGCATTTTAAAGTCGGAGGAAATCGTCCATCTCCTGATATTCGTCAACACCAAGGCCGGGGTGGAATGGCTCGCCGCGAAACTCAAGGGAAACAACTTCCCCGCCGAAGCCATCACCGGGGACCTCCCCCAGCCCAAACGCCTGAAGCTGATGAAACAGTTCAAGGACGGAGACATCCGCATCCTGGTGGCCACCGACGTGGCGTCCCGGGGCATCCATGTGGAAAATATCAGCCACGTGATCAACTATGACCTCCCCCAGGAGGCCGACAATTATATCCACCGCATCGGCAGAACCGCCCGGGCCGGAAAGACCGGCAAGGCCATATCCCTGGCCTGTGAAAATTACGTGTTCTACCTGGAGGCCATTGAAAATATAATGGAGCGCCCCATTCCTGTGGCGTGGGCCGGGGACGAGATGTTCGCCGAAGATAAATCCGGCCCCGTTTCGGTGAGACACGCCCGAAATCCAAAAGGAAAAAACCGGGGAGAGAAGCGGGGGGAGAAAAAAGGGGGCCCCAAAAGACCGCCGAGAAAAAAAGCCTCCGGAAACGGCGGCCCCCGCCACAGCCTTGTCTGGAACCCTGAAAGAAAAAGCGACTATTTCCCCGGGACCTTTTTCGGCTTCGCGCCGCCGCCTGAGCCCAAGGACAAGCCGAAGGATAAAACAAAGGACAAACCCAAAGATAAACCCAAAGATAAAAAGGGCAAAAAGGAAACGCCCAGGGGCAAGTCCAAGGCCCCGGATAAAAAAGACAAATCCAGGGACAGCGCCCAAAACGGGAAAAAACCCGGGAAAAGGGCCAGGGGAGGCAAATCCGGCGGGAAGAAAAACGGTTCCCGGGCCGACCAGAACGGCGCGGGAAAGGGCCGGCGGGAAGAAAAAAATACCCGGAAGAAATCCGGCCCGAAAAAGCCCGCCGCGTCCCGGGAAAAAAAGTCGGCCCCGAAGTCGGAAAACGGCGCCGACAATCTTTAA
- a CDS encoding putative threonine synthase (Evidence 3 : Putative function from multiple computational evidences; Product type e : enzyme), with product MRIHDFPQDIRPFVIPGHKGEMVCECLACGAGHGVDALIYTCPACGHVLLIRDKKFDDLKKISGDQWRRIFDYRKMLSRPAFKGIYRYHEFIGPVIPEEAIVWLGEGHTPLVAANEFLREKVGMAFYFKNDGQNPSASFKDRGMASAMSYIRHLLMSGRVSDVLAICASTGDTSAAAALYASYLRPSVKSATILPHKKVTSQQLLQPLSSGSAVFEVPGVFDDCMKVVEDLSDRYNVALLNSKNPWRILGQESYSYEIAQDLEYEMENKVVALPVGNAGNITAVMSGFLKFHEAGIIDALPKIIGVQSEHADPVWRYYAEPDEAKRRFRPVTVRPSVAQAAMIGNPVSMPRVVKLAGDYDRASGKENVFFVRTAEQAIMDWELVANQNGHIACTQGGESLAGLVEALRLGIVGPGETAILDSTAHALKFSGFTQRYYENRLDPEYKITPSPDLINRPHLIRPPELDRVPEPGRPLEGEEFARFVQAVSERIAERLGIKEEK from the coding sequence ATGAGAATCCACGATTTTCCCCAGGATATCCGGCCGTTTGTGATCCCCGGGCACAAGGGCGAGATGGTGTGCGAGTGCCTGGCCTGCGGCGCCGGGCATGGCGTTGACGCCCTCATTTACACCTGCCCCGCCTGCGGGCATGTGCTTTTGATCCGGGACAAAAAATTCGATGATCTGAAAAAAATTTCAGGCGATCAGTGGAGGCGGATATTTGATTACCGGAAAATGCTCTCCCGGCCCGCCTTTAAAGGCATTTACCGCTACCATGAGTTCATCGGCCCCGTGATTCCCGAAGAGGCCATCGTGTGGCTGGGGGAAGGGCACACCCCCCTGGTGGCCGCCAATGAATTTTTGCGCGAAAAGGTCGGCATGGCCTTTTATTTTAAAAACGACGGCCAGAATCCCAGCGCCTCTTTCAAGGACCGGGGCATGGCCAGCGCCATGAGCTATATCCGCCACCTGCTCATGTCCGGGCGGGTGTCCGACGTTCTGGCCATATGCGCCTCCACAGGCGACACATCCGCCGCCGCCGCTCTGTACGCCTCCTATCTTCGTCCCAGCGTGAAATCCGCCACCATTCTGCCCCATAAGAAGGTGACGTCCCAGCAGCTTTTGCAGCCCCTTTCCAGCGGTTCCGCGGTGTTTGAGGTCCCGGGGGTGTTCGATGACTGCATGAAGGTGGTGGAGGACCTGTCCGACCGCTACAACGTGGCCCTTTTGAACTCAAAAAATCCCTGGCGAATACTGGGTCAGGAATCCTATTCATACGAAATCGCCCAGGACCTTGAGTATGAAATGGAAAACAAGGTCGTGGCGCTTCCCGTGGGAAACGCGGGCAACATCACGGCTGTGATGAGCGGATTTTTGAAATTTCATGAGGCGGGGATCATAGACGCGCTTCCCAAGATCATCGGGGTCCAGTCCGAGCACGCCGACCCGGTGTGGCGGTATTACGCGGAGCCGGACGAGGCAAAGCGACGGTTCAGGCCGGTGACGGTGAGACCCAGCGTGGCCCAGGCCGCCATGATCGGCAACCCCGTCTCCATGCCCCGGGTGGTCAAGCTGGCCGGCGATTATGACCGGGCGTCGGGGAAAGAAAATGTGTTCTTTGTCCGGACTGCGGAGCAGGCCATCATGGACTGGGAGCTTGTGGCCAACCAAAACGGGCACATCGCCTGCACCCAGGGCGGGGAAAGCCTGGCCGGGCTTGTGGAGGCGCTGCGCCTGGGGATCGTGGGCCCCGGCGAAACAGCCATCCTGGACTCCACAGCGCACGCGCTTAAATTTTCAGGATTCACCCAACGGTACTATGAAAACCGGCTGGATCCGGAATACAAAATCACGCCGTCGCCGGATTTGATCAACCGTCCCCACCTGATCCGCCCCCCGGAGCTGGACCGGGTTCCCGAGCCGGGAAGGCCCCTTGAGGGGGAAGAATTCGCGCGCTTTGTTCAAGCGGTTTCGGAGCGCATCGCCGAACGGCTTGGAATTAAAGAGGAAAAATAA
- the serS gene encoding Serine--tRNA ligase — translation MLEIKFIRENLSEIKKALARRREKADLETFSKAEAQRREVLGEIEALRHKRNVVSEDIAKIKTAGGDADSLVLEMREVSSKIKALEADLAQAEEAVRSIVMLIPNMPHASVPEGKDESDNETVRVQGSPPEFDFKPKSHDELGEALGILDFKRAAKIAGARFPLHMGAGARLERALINFMLDVHTQTHGYMEVLPPFIVNRESMTGTGQLPKFSEDIFKLSGLDRFLIPTAEVPVTNIHRDETLREKDLPVYYTAYTPCFRSEAGSYGKDTKGLIRQHQFDKVELVKFVLPETSYDELEALLQNAEHILKLLEIPYRVVNLCAGDLGFSAAKTYDIEVWMPSQGVYREISSCSNFENFQARRANIRFKREGGKKTEFVHTLNGSGLAVGRTLAAILENFQRADGSVVIPGALRPFMGGMERLTS, via the coding sequence ATGCTGGAAATCAAGTTTATCCGTGAAAATTTATCAGAAATTAAAAAAGCGCTCGCCCGTCGAAGGGAGAAAGCCGACCTTGAGACTTTCAGCAAAGCCGAGGCCCAAAGACGGGAGGTCCTGGGAGAAATCGAGGCGCTGCGCCATAAGAGGAATGTGGTTTCGGAGGATATCGCCAAAATCAAAACCGCCGGCGGGGACGCGGATTCCCTGGTCCTTGAGATGCGGGAAGTGTCCTCAAAAATCAAGGCCCTTGAAGCCGATCTCGCCCAGGCGGAGGAGGCCGTCCGCTCCATTGTCATGCTGATCCCCAATATGCCCCATGCGTCGGTTCCCGAAGGGAAAGACGAGTCGGACAATGAGACGGTCCGCGTCCAGGGCTCTCCCCCCGAGTTTGATTTCAAGCCCAAATCCCACGACGAGCTGGGCGAGGCGCTGGGCATTTTAGATTTTAAACGGGCCGCCAAAATCGCCGGGGCCCGATTCCCCCTTCACATGGGGGCCGGGGCCAGGCTGGAGCGGGCCCTGATCAATTTCATGCTGGATGTCCACACCCAGACCCACGGATATATGGAGGTCCTTCCGCCGTTTATCGTCAATCGGGAGAGCATGACCGGCACCGGGCAGCTCCCCAAGTTTTCCGAGGATATTTTTAAACTTTCCGGGCTGGACCGATTTTTGATTCCCACGGCCGAAGTGCCGGTGACCAACATTCACCGGGATGAGACGCTCCGGGAAAAGGACCTCCCCGTGTATTACACGGCATACACGCCCTGTTTCCGCTCCGAGGCCGGCTCCTACGGCAAGGACACCAAGGGGCTTATCCGCCAGCACCAGTTCGACAAGGTGGAGCTGGTGAAATTCGTCCTTCCGGAAACGTCCTATGACGAATTGGAAGCGCTGCTTCAAAACGCCGAGCATATTTTAAAGCTCCTGGAAATTCCCTACCGGGTGGTCAACCTGTGCGCCGGGGACCTGGGGTTTTCAGCGGCCAAAACCTACGACATCGAGGTCTGGATGCCGTCCCAGGGCGTGTACCGGGAAATCTCCTCGTGCAGCAATTTCGAGAACTTTCAGGCCAGGCGGGCCAATATCCGCTTTAAACGCGAGGGCGGCAAAAAGACGGAGTTTGTTCACACATTAAACGGGTCCGGACTCGCGGTGGGGCGGACGCTGGCCGCCATTCTGGAAAATTTTCAGCGCGCCGACGGATCCGTGGTCATCCCCGGGGCCCTTCGCCCGTTCATGGGAGGGATGGAAAGGCTGACTTCATGA
- a CDS encoding 5-formyltetrahydrofolate cyclo-ligase produces MEDSKETKDEIRSRMFKKMEAIPESKKTELTRMVRRRLFDFANFIESKIAMLYVNKPFEVPSREIIKKALSQGKIIVLPDFGQPSRPIKLFKIDAPGEAPPAAAGEDDSEGSRAVPIECLDIVIVPGLAFDEKGGRMGSGNGHYDRVMPHLPITARKVALAFEEQVIPQVNMESHDKYVDIIITEKRTIYKI; encoded by the coding sequence ATGGAAGACAGCAAAGAGACCAAAGATGAAATACGAAGCAGAATGTTTAAAAAGATGGAAGCCATCCCCGAAAGCAAAAAAACGGAGCTGACGCGGATGGTGCGAAGGCGTCTTTTCGATTTTGCCAATTTCATCGAATCCAAAATCGCAATGCTTTACGTCAACAAACCCTTTGAGGTTCCCTCCCGCGAGATCATCAAAAAAGCCTTGTCCCAGGGTAAAATCATCGTTCTGCCGGACTTCGGCCAGCCGTCCCGGCCCATCAAACTGTTCAAAATTGACGCCCCGGGCGAGGCCCCTCCGGCCGCTGCGGGGGAAGACGATTCCGAAGGGTCCAGGGCCGTTCCCATTGAATGCCTGGACATCGTCATCGTTCCGGGCCTTGCCTTTGATGAAAAGGGGGGGCGCATGGGCTCAGGAAACGGCCATTATGACAGGGTCATGCCCCATCTTCCCATCACGGCCCGGAAAGTGGCCCTGGCGTTCGAGGAGCAGGTCATTCCCCAGGTCAATATGGAATCCCACGACAAATACGTGGACATCATCATCACCGAAAAGCGGACCATATACAAAATTTAA
- a CDS encoding exported hypothetical protein (Evidence 5 : Unknown function) gives MKKTGLTALLIALFGLLATGCASPPIKSSLGVFPSYGFQDGKYASRVDNVLVILDASHSMTDEYKKNVKLNLAKDFLIAFNQSVPDTGADWAIRVFGYKSWIFRDRTSLVYGPSQHSKVAFKEALDQIDRAGSTDFRSDMSLARAISAGIGDIAGLDGKTAVVIVTDGAGSGNESILTAMEMKKALGDRVCLYPVLIGDDPAGRLVLRKIAAAGRCGFSARADVLTPRDNMGRFVERIFLVDDDADGVFEFIDQCPGTPKSEKVDMEGCPFDSDADGTPDYLDKCPDTPQAEKVDESGCPADGDADGVFDYLDKCPGTAEGLKVNVYGCPDDTDGDGVYDYMDKCPGTTDLRVDSVGCPYDTDGDGVYDHLDKCLNTPKDIRVNDKGCPYDTDGDGVYDYLDKCPGTVENMRVNDKGCPPDADLDGVSDYLDICPNTPVNEKADARGCPADSDADGVFDYLDKCPGTPPNQPVNNIGCSWDTDGDGVYDHFDKCPSTPRDRVVNNAGCDPDTDLDGVYDYLDKCPGTSKNQRVDEKGCPLDADGDGVSDYLDKCPDTAKDEKVDEIGCSLEIDSDGDGTPDYLDKCPGTPAKAPADQTGCLLDSDGDRIPDYLDKCPGTPANAAVDQTGCLLDSDGDQTPDYLDKCPDTPANAPVDQTGCLLDSDGDRTPDYLDKCPDTPANAPVDQTGCLLNSDGDGIPDYLDKCPDTPANAAVDQTGCLLNSDGDGIPDYLDKCPDTPANAAVDQFGCLLDSDGDQTPDYLDKCPDTPANAPVDQSGCLLDSDGDGTPDYLDKCPDTSKGEKVDNSGCPLDSDGDGVYDSADQCEETPKGVRVNAEGCWTLTGVVFDRAGADVKPEFYPVLNDVLGALLKNPDMKLEIHGHTDNRGSDEKNMALSIQRAGAVLEYFIKSGVDASRISARGFGSKNPIAYNNTEEGRAMNRRVDLRVIR, from the coding sequence ATGAAAAAGACAGGTTTAACCGCGCTGCTGATCGCTTTGTTCGGGCTTTTGGCCACAGGCTGCGCGTCTCCCCCGATCAAGTCGTCTTTGGGAGTGTTTCCCTCTTACGGCTTCCAGGACGGCAAATACGCGTCCAGGGTGGACAACGTGCTGGTGATTCTGGACGCGTCTCACTCCATGACGGACGAATACAAAAAAAACGTCAAACTCAACCTGGCCAAGGATTTTTTAATCGCCTTCAACCAGTCTGTCCCGGACACGGGCGCCGACTGGGCCATCCGGGTGTTCGGGTATAAATCCTGGATATTCAGGGACCGCACCTCACTGGTTTACGGGCCTTCCCAGCATTCAAAGGTCGCCTTCAAGGAGGCTTTGGATCAAATTGATCGCGCCGGCTCCACCGATTTCAGGAGCGACATGTCCCTGGCGCGGGCCATCTCCGCGGGAATCGGCGACATCGCCGGTTTGGATGGAAAAACCGCGGTGGTGATTGTGACCGACGGCGCGGGCTCCGGAAACGAATCCATCCTGACGGCCATGGAAATGAAAAAAGCCCTGGGCGACCGGGTTTGCCTCTACCCGGTTCTGATCGGCGACGATCCGGCGGGCCGTTTGGTTTTGAGGAAAATAGCGGCGGCCGGACGCTGCGGATTTTCAGCCCGGGCCGACGTTTTGACCCCCCGGGACAATATGGGGAGATTCGTTGAAAGAATTTTCCTGGTGGATGATGACGCCGACGGGGTGTTTGAATTTATTGATCAATGCCCCGGGACTCCGAAAAGCGAAAAGGTGGATATGGAGGGATGCCCCTTTGACTCCGACGCCGACGGAACCCCGGATTACCTGGACAAATGCCCGGACACCCCCCAGGCCGAAAAGGTGGATGAGAGCGGATGCCCGGCCGACGGCGACGCCGACGGGGTGTTCGATTACCTGGACAAATGCCCCGGCACTGCGGAAGGTTTGAAGGTCAACGTTTACGGATGCCCGGATGACACGGACGGCGACGGGGTGTATGATTACATGGACAAGTGCCCCGGCACAACGGATCTGCGGGTGGATAGTGTCGGATGTCCCTACGACACGGACGGCGACGGCGTTTACGATCATCTGGACAAGTGTTTGAACACCCCGAAAGACATCCGGGTCAACGACAAGGGCTGTCCCTACGACACGGACGGCGACGGCGTTTACGATTATCTCGACAAATGCCCCGGCACTGTGGAAAACATGCGGGTCAATGACAAGGGCTGCCCCCCGGACGCCGATCTGGACGGGGTTTCCGACTACCTGGACATATGCCCCAACACCCCTGTGAATGAAAAAGCCGACGCCAGGGGATGTCCGGCCGACTCCGACGCCGACGGCGTGTTTGACTACCTGGACAAATGCCCGGGAACGCCCCCCAACCAGCCCGTCAACAACATCGGGTGCTCATGGGACACGGATGGCGACGGCGTTTACGATCATTTTGACAAATGCCCCTCCACCCCCAGGGATCGGGTCGTGAACAATGCGGGCTGCGACCCGGACACCGATCTGGACGGCGTGTATGATTACCTGGACAAATGCCCCGGCACCTCCAAGAATCAGCGGGTGGATGAAAAGGGATGCCCGCTGGACGCGGACGGCGATGGGGTCAGCGACTATCTGGACAAATGCCCCGACACCGCCAAGGATGAGAAGGTGGACGAGATCGGGTGCTCCCTGGAGATTGACTCGGACGGCGACGGGACCCCGGATTACCTGGACAAATGCCCCGGCACCCCGGCGAAAGCCCCGGCGGACCAGACCGGATGCCTGCTGGACTCCGATGGCGACCGGATTCCGGATTACCTGGACAAATGCCCCGGCACCCCGGCGAACGCCGCTGTGGATCAGACCGGATGCCTGCTGGACTCCGATGGCGACCAGACCCCGGATTACCTGGACAAATGCCCCGACACTCCGGCGAACGCCCCGGTGGACCAGACCGGATGCCTGCTGGACTCCGATGGCGACCGGACCCCGGATTACCTGGACAAATGCCCCGACACTCCGGCGAACGCCCCGGTGGACCAGACCGGATGCCTGCTGAACTCCGATGGCGACGGGATTCCGGATTACCTGGACAAATGTCCCGACACCCCGGCGAACGCCGCTGTGGACCAGACCGGATGTCTGCTGAACTCCGATGGCGACGGGATTCCGGATTACCTGGACAAATGCCCCGACACTCCGGCGAACGCCGCTGTGGATCAGTTCGGATGCCTGCTGGACTCCGATGGCGACCAGACCCCGGATTACCTGGACAAATGCCCCGACACTCCGGCGAACGCCCCGGTGGACCAGTCCGGATGTCTGCTGGACTCCGATGGCGACGGGACCCCGGATTACCTGGACAAATGCCCCGACACATCCAAAGGGGAGAAAGTGGACAATTCCGGATGCCCTCTGGACTCCGATGGCGACGGTGTGTATGACAGCGCCGATCAATGCGAGGAAACGCCAAAGGGCGTCCGGGTGAACGCGGAAGGCTGCTGGACCTTGACCGGCGTGGTGTTTGACCGGGCCGGGGCCGACGTCAAGCCCGAATTCTACCCGGTTTTAAATGACGTGCTGGGGGCGCTTTTGAAAAATCCCGATATGAAACTGGAGATCCATGGCCATACGGATAACCGGGGATCGGATGAAAAAAATATGGCGCTTTCCATCCAGCGGGCCGGGGCGGTCCTGGAATATTTTATCAAAAGCGGGGTTGACGCCTCCAGAATTTCCGCCAGGGGATTTGGGTCAAAAAATCCCATCGCCTACAATAACACGGAGGAAGGCCGGGCCATGAACCGAAGGGTGGATCTGAGGGTCATCCGTTAG
- the fdhD gene encoding Sulfur carrier protein FdhD → MDPFKWVDAGRWDGGVQGRTPICLIREEPLSIVVQGKSYSTVLRTPGDELPHAAGFCFSEGIIDHVDDCVSIACCDAENPNIVSVTLTGERQKKAADILERSGYISQTSCGLCGKEMADELFQHVSPVPDGPSIDVQRALDRLENLFERQPLHKKTRAAHAAVIYDSDFEPIAESEDAGRHNALDKSIGKALMEGVLDQAAFLVMSSRISYELVQKAGRARIPAIFSISRPTEFAASMATRFNISLACLAKGSGLYLYGAAGRLSLRP, encoded by the coding sequence ATGGATCCTTTCAAATGGGTGGACGCCGGGCGGTGGGACGGGGGAGTTCAGGGCCGGACTCCCATCTGTCTTATCCGGGAGGAGCCCCTGTCCATCGTGGTGCAGGGGAAATCCTATTCCACCGTGCTCCGGACCCCGGGGGATGAGCTTCCCCACGCCGCGGGCTTCTGCTTTTCCGAAGGCATTATCGATCACGTGGACGACTGCGTGTCCATCGCGTGCTGCGACGCTGAAAACCCCAACATCGTGTCAGTCACGCTGACCGGGGAAAGACAGAAGAAGGCGGCCGACATCCTGGAGCGGAGCGGGTACATCAGCCAGACCAGCTGCGGGCTGTGCGGAAAGGAGATGGCGGATGAGCTGTTTCAGCATGTGTCCCCGGTTCCCGACGGCCCTTCCATTGATGTCCAAAGGGCGCTGGATCGGCTTGAAAACCTTTTTGAGCGCCAGCCCCTTCACAAAAAAACCCGGGCGGCCCACGCCGCTGTGATTTACGATTCGGATTTTGAGCCCATCGCCGAATCGGAAGACGCGGGGCGCCACAACGCCCTGGACAAATCCATTGGAAAGGCCCTCATGGAAGGGGTCCTGGACCAGGCCGCCTTTCTGGTGATGTCCTCCAGGATCAGCTATGAGCTGGTTCAGAAGGCGGGCCGGGCAAGGATTCCCGCCATTTTCTCCATATCCCGCCCCACGGAATTCGCGGCGAGCATGGCCACCCGGTTCAACATCTCCCTGGCCTGCCTGGCGAAAGGATCCGGCCTTTATCTTTACGGCGCGGCCGGACGTCTCTCTCTTCGTCCGTAA
- the rplU gene encoding 50S ribosomal subunit protein L21 (Evidence 2a : Function from experimental evidences in other organisms; PubMedId : 10094780, 387076, 8312607; Product type s : structure) codes for MYAVFATGGKQYRVEPGEIIRIEKIEGKVGETVSFDDVLMFSDEDEVRLGTPKVDGVAVTGHILEQGKSKKTIVFKYKRRKRYRKKQGHRQPHTAIRIEGIGNPS; via the coding sequence ATGTACGCTGTGTTCGCCACTGGCGGAAAACAATATAGAGTTGAGCCGGGGGAAATCATACGGATCGAAAAAATCGAGGGAAAAGTCGGGGAAACGGTGTCGTTTGACGATGTGCTGATGTTTTCCGACGAAGACGAGGTCCGGCTGGGAACCCCCAAAGTCGATGGCGTGGCCGTCACCGGTCACATTCTGGAGCAGGGAAAATCCAAAAAAACCATTGTGTTCAAATACAAAAGGCGGAAACGGTACCGGAAGAAACAGGGACACCGTCAGCCCCACACCGCCATTCGTATTGAGGGCATTGGAAATCCATCGTAA
- the rpmA gene encoding 50S ribosomal subunit protein L27 (Evidence 2a : Function from experimental evidences in other organisms; PubMedId : 10094780, 1225626, 12809609, 7556101, 8312607; Product type s : structure), protein MAHKKAGGSSKNGRDSAGQRRGIKRFSGQRVSAGSILVRQLGTRIHPGENVGMGKDYTLFAKSDGVVQYKRIGRSRRQVGILAD, encoded by the coding sequence ATGGCGCATAAAAAAGCGGGCGGAAGCTCGAAAAACGGAAGGGACAGCGCGGGACAGCGCCGGGGAATCAAACGCTTCAGCGGCCAGAGAGTGTCGGCCGGCAGCATTCTCGTCCGGCAGCTGGGAACCCGGATACATCCCGGCGAAAATGTGGGAATGGGAAAAGACTACACCCTGTTCGCCAAGTCGGACGGCGTGGTTCAATATAAGAGGATCGGCCGCTCGCGCAGACAGGTCGGCATTCTGGCGGATTGA
- the obgE gene encoding GTPase involved in cell partioning and DNA repair (Evidence 2a : Function from experimental evidences in other organisms; PubMedId : 12402086, 12826057, 15737924; Product type cp : cell process), with amino-acid sequence MKFIDEAVIDIRSGNGGRGCVSFRRERFIPRGGPDGGDGGRGGHVIFKVSGRKRTLSHFRHKKHFFARNGAPGMGKQKTGENGADMLIEVPPGVVITDAGTQSPIRDMTEPGESFIAAFGGRGGRGNRRFKTSTHRAPRFAQPGEPGQAMSLKLELKLLADAGLIGLPNAGKSTLIGAMSSARPKTGAYPFTTLFPHLGVVHTEWGEPFVAADMPGLIKGASQGTGLGFKFLRHIERTRILLHLIDASEIDPDSPLEAYRTIRKELAGHSANLAGKKEIVVLNKMDLPGAREKAGLFQSAFQGDFFRISALAGDGVKRLISETAGRLDALNERD; translated from the coding sequence TTGAAATTCATTGACGAGGCCGTCATCGACATTCGTTCCGGAAACGGGGGGCGGGGCTGTGTCAGTTTCAGACGCGAGCGCTTCATTCCCCGGGGAGGCCCGGACGGGGGAGACGGCGGCAGGGGCGGCCATGTGATCTTTAAGGTCTCCGGCCGCAAAAGAACCCTTTCCCACTTCCGTCACAAAAAACATTTTTTCGCCCGAAACGGGGCGCCGGGGATGGGCAAACAGAAAACCGGGGAAAACGGCGCCGACATGCTCATCGAAGTCCCCCCCGGCGTGGTCATCACAGACGCCGGGACCCAGTCTCCCATCCGGGACATGACCGAGCCCGGCGAATCTTTCATCGCCGCCTTCGGGGGCAGGGGGGGCAGGGGAAACCGGCGTTTTAAAACATCCACCCACCGCGCCCCCCGTTTCGCCCAGCCCGGGGAGCCCGGCCAGGCCATGAGCCTCAAGCTGGAGCTGAAACTCCTGGCGGACGCGGGACTCATCGGTCTGCCCAACGCGGGAAAATCCACCCTCATCGGGGCCATGTCGTCGGCGCGCCCCAAAACAGGCGCCTATCCCTTCACCACCCTCTTCCCCCACCTGGGGGTCGTTCACACAGAGTGGGGAGAGCCCTTTGTGGCGGCGGACATGCCGGGACTCATCAAAGGCGCCAGCCAGGGGACGGGACTGGGCTTCAAATTTCTGCGGCATATTGAGCGGACCCGGATTCTTCTTCATCTCATCGACGCCTCTGAAATCGATCCCGATTCTCCCCTGGAGGCATACCGGACCATCCGAAAAGAGCTGGCCGGCCACAGCGCGAATCTGGCCGGCAAAAAAGAAATCGTGGTTTTAAACAAAATGGACCTTCCCGGCGCGCGGGAAAAGGCGGGCCTCTTTCAATCGGCCTTCCAGGGGGATTTTTTTCGGATTTCCGCCCTGGCCGGGGATGGGGTGAAACGCCTGATCTCGGAAACCGCCGGAAGGCTGGACGCTTTGAATGAACGAGACTGA